The window GTGCTCCGCGACGTCGACCATCGACATCATCCGTTCGATCGTAGGGACCAAATCCTCGTTGAGTGTTCGTTTAGGTACGTAGCTCGAGGCACCTAAACGCAGCGCCTTGGCAGCAATTTCCTCGCTGCCTTTCCCCGTCGTCAGGATGATTGGCAAGCCTGAGAATTCTTGCCTCAACGCCGCGACAAGTTGCAAACCATCCATCTCTGGCATCTGCAAATCCGTGACGACCAAGTCTGGACGACGCTGGCGGACTGCCTCAAGTGCCAGCTGACCGTTGGCTGCTGTCATCACCTCATAGCCGTGCTGCTGCAACAGGAGTTGCATGCCAGTCACCTGGGTCATGCTATCGTCGACAGCGAGGACAAGTGTGGGTTCGGTCATATTCGATTCTAGGCAGTTGACTTGGTCAGAAAACCGACATCGTCTAGCGGAGGCTCCACACGAGCAGAGTCCTGTTCAAAAATCGCTGGTACGACGGATATTTCCTACGATTGTATCAGGTTCGCTGGAGTCAAGTTGGCTACTTGGATTTCTGGTAAATCGCAGTTAACAGCGACTCGGTATCTTTGAACTTCTTGCCACTGGCGACCGCGTCATCAATCAACTGTCGTGCGTCCGCTTCGCTGTGGCCGAGCATCACGAGTGCCTCGTAAGTTTCCTCGATCACAGGTGACGTTTCCGCGGCCCCGCCACTGAACTCATCGCCGGCCACCATCAGCGCGAAACGGGGCATTTTTCGACGTAACTTAGCAATGATTCGTTCGCTCGTCGCGGGACCAATTCCTGGGAGCGCCGACAGCGCTTTGCTGTCCTGTTCCTCAATCAGAACGGCAAGTTCCCGCACCGGGCGTACCATCGCTCGTAACGCCTTTTTTGCACCCACCCCGTCAACGCTGCAGAACAAATCAAAAAACTGTCGCTCCGGCAGGGTCAGAAATCCGATCAACCGAGGCGTCAGTCGGCCGCCCGCTGTGTTGCCCTCAATATAGTCGAGGGTGTGCAACCGAACCTCTTCATTGATCTTCGGCTGCAATTGCCGACGCGTAAAATCGCCGACAAAAACCTCGTAGTCAAACGGGCCCGCTTGGATCGTGACACT of the Allorhodopirellula heiligendammensis genome contains:
- the ruvA gene encoding Holliday junction branch migration protein RuvA, whose product is MISAIAGKLSHVDETSVTIQAGPFDYEVFVGDFTRRQLQPKINEEVRLHTLDYIEGNTAGGRLTPRLIGFLTLPERQFFDLFCSVDGVGAKKALRAMVRPVRELAVLIEEQDSKALSALPGIGPATSERIIAKLRRKMPRFALMVAGDEFSGGAAETSPVIEETYEALVMLGHSEADARQLIDDAVASGKKFKDTESLLTAIYQKSK